A portion of the Anoxybacillus gonensis genome contains these proteins:
- the trmB gene encoding tRNA (guanosine(46)-N7)-methyltransferase TrmB, translating to MRLRNKPWAKEKIASYPQYIIPQPEQYKGRWHELFANDNPIHIEIGTGKGRFITEMAKMHPHINYIGIELYESVIVCALDKLIENDLPNLRLLNVNAKELTNIFAKGEVERIYLNFSDPWPKKRHEKRRLTYRSFLELYENILVDEGEIHFKTDNRGLFEYSLVSFSQYGLVLQYVSLDLHRSDVEGNVMTEYEQKFSEKGNPIYRCEVKYRKPMS from the coding sequence GTGCGTTTACGGAATAAGCCTTGGGCAAAAGAAAAAATTGCATCATATCCACAATATATTATTCCGCAACCGGAACAATATAAAGGTCGTTGGCATGAATTGTTTGCAAACGACAATCCTATTCATATAGAAATTGGGACAGGAAAAGGTCGTTTTATTACGGAAATGGCAAAAATGCATCCGCATATTAACTATATCGGTATTGAGTTATATGAAAGCGTCATTGTATGTGCACTAGATAAGCTGATTGAGAACGATTTGCCAAATTTACGTTTATTGAATGTGAATGCGAAAGAATTAACGAACATTTTTGCAAAGGGAGAAGTCGAGCGCATTTATTTGAATTTCTCTGATCCGTGGCCAAAAAAGCGACATGAAAAACGACGGTTAACATATCGTTCATTTTTAGAGTTGTATGAGAACATTTTAGTCGATGAAGGGGAAATTCATTTTAAAACCGATAACCGAGGATTGTTTGAATATTCCCTTGTCAGCTTTTCACAATACGGTTTAGTTCTTCAATATGTTAGCCTCGATCTTCATCGAAGCGATGTGGAAGGAAACGTCATGACAGAGTATGAACAAAAGTTTTCTGAAAAAGGAAATCCAATTTATCGCTGTGAAGTAAAATATCGAAAACCTATGTCGTAA
- the pulA gene encoding type I pullulanase — MSIKQHLFEAYLDELTVITILIPNDVVDERAPIFFLCDKEQTAYRLTIRSTERQHLFTKYECIVPFIVELGKRYVVYTEEGWQAPLQVGAVMRTKAFDDLYAYDGNDLGATYKPKKTTFKVWAPTATNVLLKLIHPTTKEETTYEMVREQKGVWTYTIYENIERFFYTYMTYVNFVWREAVDPYAKAVSVNGTYGVVVDLTKTNIPKPTMPPFISMTDAIIYEMHVRDFTIHPKSGVKHKGKYLGLTERNTFGPNETVTGLSYVKQLGVTHVQLMPIQDFEGVNELQPLQMYNWGYNTVHYNVPEGSYATDPTDPYARIIELKQAIRAFQKEGIRVILDVVYNHVYIRETSSFEHLVPGYYFRYGPTGYPSNGTGVGNDLASERKMVRKFIIDSVMHWLNEYGVDGFRFDLMGILDIDTMNDVRRAIDAIDPTVIVLGEGWELATPLPREKKTMIANAKHTPRIAYFNDRFRDYVKGSTFQVDDRGFALGDCSYKEAVMEAIRGSIHLFFSPRQSVNYVECHDNHTLWDKMMIANAHESEYIRRKRQKLATAIVLLSQGIPFLHSGQEFYRTKRGMENSYNAPDEINQIDWERKNKWEEDVREVMLLIALRKRHGAFRFLTADQVRRHMKFYDTHPSVIAYQLVDVGLYGPWQQIVVVHHNEEKRTILPLSDGEWKVVFSSNQEEIGKRYEQFIEINGIGTWVLI, encoded by the coding sequence ATGTCTATAAAACAACACCTGTTTGAAGCGTATTTAGATGAACTGACAGTCATTACAATTTTAATACCGAACGATGTTGTTGACGAACGCGCACCGATATTTTTTTTATGTGATAAGGAGCAAACAGCATACCGTTTAACGATTCGTTCAACAGAAAGACAACACTTATTTACAAAATATGAATGTATCGTCCCTTTTATTGTTGAATTAGGAAAACGATATGTTGTTTATACGGAAGAAGGATGGCAAGCACCTTTACAAGTAGGAGCAGTCATGCGAACAAAAGCGTTCGATGATTTATATGCATATGACGGAAACGATCTCGGTGCCACGTACAAACCGAAAAAAACGACGTTTAAAGTGTGGGCTCCAACTGCCACAAACGTGTTATTAAAACTTATTCATCCAACGACGAAAGAAGAAACGACTTATGAGATGGTACGAGAACAAAAAGGGGTATGGACGTATACGATTTACGAAAATATTGAACGGTTTTTTTATACGTATATGACGTATGTGAATTTTGTTTGGCGTGAAGCGGTTGACCCTTATGCAAAAGCTGTTTCCGTAAACGGCACATATGGTGTTGTTGTCGACTTGACGAAAACAAATATCCCGAAACCAACGATGCCTCCGTTTATTTCTATGACAGACGCGATCATTTATGAAATGCACGTGCGCGATTTTACGATTCATCCTAAAAGTGGTGTGAAACATAAAGGAAAATATCTCGGTTTAACGGAGCGAAATACATTCGGACCGAACGAAACGGTCACAGGTCTTTCGTACGTGAAACAGCTCGGTGTAACACATGTTCAGCTCATGCCTATACAAGATTTTGAAGGAGTGAATGAGCTTCAGCCGCTTCAAATGTATAATTGGGGATATAACACTGTTCACTACAACGTTCCAGAAGGAAGTTATGCAACGGATCCAACCGATCCATACGCGCGCATCATTGAGTTAAAACAGGCGATTCGTGCGTTTCAAAAAGAAGGTATTCGCGTCATTTTAGACGTTGTATATAATCACGTATATATTCGAGAAACATCGTCTTTTGAACATCTTGTTCCTGGTTATTATTTTCGATACGGACCAACCGGTTATCCGTCAAATGGGACGGGAGTTGGAAATGATTTAGCATCTGAACGGAAAATGGTGCGGAAATTTATTATTGATTCCGTCATGCATTGGCTAAACGAATATGGCGTCGATGGGTTTCGTTTTGACTTAATGGGCATTTTAGATATAGATACGATGAATGACGTTCGGCGAGCGATTGATGCAATAGATCCGACAGTCATTGTTCTCGGAGAAGGGTGGGAGCTAGCCACTCCGTTACCTCGTGAAAAAAAGACGATGATTGCTAACGCAAAACATACGCCGCGCATCGCTTATTTTAATGATCGATTTCGCGACTATGTAAAAGGAAGCACGTTTCAAGTTGACGATCGGGGGTTTGCATTAGGGGATTGCTCATATAAAGAAGCAGTAATGGAAGCAATTCGCGGAAGTATTCATCTTTTCTTTTCACCAAGGCAAAGTGTGAATTATGTAGAATGTCACGATAACCATACGTTATGGGATAAAATGATGATTGCGAATGCACATGAGAGCGAATATATTCGACGGAAACGTCAAAAGCTAGCGACAGCGATCGTTTTACTATCTCAAGGTATCCCGTTTTTGCATAGCGGTCAAGAGTTTTATCGAACAAAACGAGGGATGGAAAATAGCTATAACGCCCCTGACGAAATAAATCAAATCGATTGGGAACGGAAAAATAAATGGGAAGAAGACGTGCGGGAAGTGATGCTTCTTATTGCGCTTCGTAAAAGACACGGCGCGTTTCGCTTTTTGACTGCCGATCAAGTTCGTCGTCATATGAAGTTTTACGATACACATCCATCTGTTATTGCTTACCAGCTTGTTGATGTTGGGCTGTACGGTCCATGGCAGCAAATTGTTGTTGTCCATCATAATGAAGAGAAAAGGACGATCCTTCCTCTTTCTGACGGGGAATGGAAAGTCGTTTTTAGTTCCAATCAAGAAGAAATAGGAAAACGATATGAACAGTTTATTGAAATAAATGGAATTGGCACGTGGGTATTGATTTAA
- a CDS encoding M42 family metallopeptidase → MDLQLFQTLTELPGAPGNEHAVRAFMREQLKKYADDIVQDRLGSIFGVKRGTKDGPVVMVAGHMDEVGFMVTAITEQGMIRFQPLGGWWNQVLLAQRVQIITDRGPIVGVIGSIPPHLLDEEQRKKPMDINNMLIDVGADDRNDAERMGIRPGQQIVPICPFTPMANEKKIMAKAWDNRYGCGLAIELLKELKDETIPNVLYSGATVQEEVGLRGAQTAATMIKPDIFFALDASPANDMTGDEKEFGHLGKGALVRIYDRTMIMHRGMREFILDIAETNNIPYQYFISPGGGTDAGRVHIANSGVPSAVIGICARYIHTHASIIHVDDYEAAKQLLVALVKRCDRATVDAIRHNA, encoded by the coding sequence ATGGATTTGCAGTTGTTTCAAACGTTAACCGAATTGCCGGGGGCACCGGGGAATGAACATGCGGTGCGTGCTTTTATGCGTGAACAGTTAAAAAAATATGCTGATGATATTGTGCAAGATCGGCTTGGGAGCATTTTTGGAGTGAAGCGCGGAACAAAAGATGGTCCAGTCGTGATGGTTGCAGGGCATATGGATGAAGTAGGTTTTATGGTGACCGCCATTACAGAACAAGGAATGATTCGTTTTCAGCCACTTGGCGGTTGGTGGAATCAAGTATTGTTAGCTCAACGTGTACAAATTATAACAGATCGCGGTCCCATTGTTGGTGTAATCGGCTCGATTCCTCCTCATTTGCTTGACGAAGAGCAGCGAAAAAAGCCAATGGATATAAACAATATGCTCATTGATGTTGGAGCAGATGATCGGAATGATGCAGAGCGCATGGGCATTCGCCCGGGGCAACAAATTGTGCCTATTTGTCCGTTTACACCGATGGCAAACGAGAAAAAAATTATGGCGAAAGCATGGGACAATCGTTACGGCTGTGGTTTAGCCATTGAATTGTTAAAAGAGTTAAAAGACGAAACGATACCGAATGTATTATATTCTGGAGCGACAGTTCAAGAAGAAGTTGGGCTTCGTGGGGCGCAAACGGCAGCCACGATGATTAAACCAGATATCTTCTTTGCGCTAGATGCTAGCCCAGCGAACGATATGACAGGAGACGAAAAAGAGTTTGGGCATCTTGGCAAAGGTGCGCTCGTGCGCATTTATGATCGTACAATGATTATGCATCGCGGCATGCGTGAATTTATTTTAGACATCGCAGAAACGAACAACATTCCATACCAATACTTTATTTCACCAGGTGGTGGAACAGATGCAGGAAGAGTACATATCGCGAATAGCGGTGTCCCTTCAGCTGTGATTGGCATTTGTGCACGCTATATTCATACACATGCTTCCATCATTCATGTGGATGACTATGAAGCGGCAAAACAGTTATTAGTCGCTCTTGTGAAACGATGTGACCGTGCGACAGTAGACGCTATTCGTCATAACGCTTAA
- a CDS encoding DNA translocase FtsK, giving the protein MGWLKALFRYLFGENDEIKETRKHSPSVPKNEHKEMEAKVVYEYPKGKFRFPLIPDEPKERRKDRTDEPLPQTGSFEKKVYRLDRKASESRAFRPTDVPSPVFGYQRMERVERKNEDKQMVEFELPIVEKVETNECVNVEATESIEKEEHFVAETNEHAHIQESEPLRHEVDDFVHEKEDEKQEETEIVEEKTEQKQPQENREQGREEEKEKQVRQRSGVPYNVMMLKQDREKWKERQKQSTYVFPSLSLLHPPLIRQEDDETWLKEQAERLNETFKNFNVGAKVVHVTKGPTVTRFEVQPELGVKVNKITNLADDIKLNLAAVDIRMEAPIPGKNTIGIEVPNRSSRPVFIREVLQSEAFQKSDSPLTVALGLDISGRPVVTDLKKMPHGLIAGATGSGKSVCMNAMLVSLLYKATPHEVKLLLIDPKMVELAPYNHIPHLVSPVITDAKAATAALKWAVSEMERRYELFAHTGVRDIVRYNELVRKAQKPEQHLPYIVIVIDELADLMMVAPADVEEAICRIAQKARACGMHLLVATQRPSVDVITGLIKANIPTRIAFSVSSQIDSRTIIDINGAEKLLGRGDMLFLENGTAKPIRLQGNFVSDEEIERVVAHVRQQMEPSYLFQHDELLQQHVQADEDDELFYEACEFVVQQGGASTSSLQRRFRIGYNRAARLIEMMEQRGIVSAPKGSKPRDVLIDEQDLEQLQDTI; this is encoded by the coding sequence ATGGGTTGGTTAAAGGCATTATTTCGTTATTTATTTGGAGAGAACGATGAGATAAAAGAGACGCGAAAACACTCTCCGTCCGTACCAAAAAACGAACATAAAGAGATGGAGGCGAAAGTCGTTTATGAATATCCGAAAGGGAAGTTTCGCTTTCCGTTAATTCCAGATGAACCGAAAGAAAGAAGAAAAGATAGAACAGATGAACCGTTGCCACAAACGGGTTCATTCGAGAAAAAAGTATATCGTCTCGATCGTAAAGCAAGTGAATCACGCGCATTTCGCCCAACGGATGTCCCATCACCTGTATTTGGTTATCAAAGAATGGAACGTGTAGAACGAAAAAATGAAGATAAACAAATGGTTGAATTTGAACTTCCGATCGTTGAAAAAGTCGAAACAAACGAATGTGTGAATGTAGAGGCAACTGAATCGATAGAAAAAGAAGAACATTTTGTTGCTGAGACAAACGAACATGCGCATATACAGGAGAGTGAGCCACTTCGTCATGAGGTGGACGATTTTGTTCATGAAAAGGAAGACGAAAAGCAAGAAGAAACAGAAATTGTTGAAGAAAAAACGGAACAAAAGCAGCCACAAGAAAATAGAGAACAAGGGAGAGAAGAAGAAAAGGAGAAACAAGTACGGCAACGAAGTGGTGTGCCATACAATGTGATGATGTTAAAGCAAGATCGAGAAAAATGGAAAGAGCGACAAAAACAGTCAACATACGTGTTTCCGTCCTTATCATTGCTGCATCCACCACTCATCCGTCAAGAAGATGATGAAACATGGTTAAAAGAACAAGCGGAGCGGTTGAACGAGACGTTTAAAAATTTTAACGTTGGAGCAAAGGTTGTCCATGTAACGAAAGGGCCGACAGTTACTCGTTTTGAAGTACAGCCGGAACTTGGCGTGAAAGTGAATAAAATTACGAATTTAGCAGATGATATTAAATTAAATTTAGCAGCTGTCGATATTCGGATGGAAGCACCTATTCCAGGGAAAAACACAATAGGGATTGAAGTGCCGAATCGATCAAGTCGCCCGGTCTTTATTCGCGAAGTGTTACAAAGCGAAGCGTTTCAAAAGTCAGACTCTCCATTAACCGTTGCTTTAGGATTAGATATTTCAGGGAGACCCGTTGTGACCGATTTAAAAAAGATGCCTCATGGATTGATCGCTGGGGCAACAGGATCAGGGAAAAGTGTATGTATGAATGCGATGTTAGTCAGCTTGTTGTATAAAGCAACACCACATGAAGTGAAGTTGCTACTGATCGACCCGAAAATGGTTGAGCTTGCACCATATAATCATATTCCACACTTAGTCAGTCCGGTCATCACTGATGCAAAAGCAGCAACAGCAGCGTTAAAATGGGCTGTATCTGAAATGGAGCGACGATACGAACTATTTGCACATACGGGTGTACGTGATATAGTTCGTTATAACGAGTTAGTGCGAAAAGCACAAAAGCCGGAACAACATTTACCTTATATCGTTATTGTCATTGATGAGCTTGCCGATTTAATGATGGTTGCGCCAGCTGACGTCGAAGAAGCGATTTGCCGTATTGCTCAAAAAGCGCGAGCATGTGGTATGCACTTGCTTGTTGCTACACAGCGACCATCGGTGGACGTGATTACCGGTTTAATTAAAGCAAATATTCCAACACGCATTGCCTTTTCTGTATCGTCACAAATTGATTCACGCACGATTATTGATATAAACGGCGCGGAAAAGTTACTGGGGCGAGGCGATATGTTATTTTTAGAAAATGGAACGGCGAAACCGATTCGTTTACAAGGAAATTTCGTATCCGATGAAGAAATTGAGCGCGTCGTTGCCCATGTGCGTCAGCAAATGGAACCATCTTATTTATTTCAACATGACGAGCTGTTGCAACAACATGTACAAGCTGATGAAGATGATGAATTGTTTTATGAGGCGTGTGAGTTTGTTGTTCAACAGGGGGGCGCTTCCACATCAAGTTTACAACGCCGCTTTCGCATTGGCTACAATCGAGCGGCACGTTTAATTGAGATGATGGAACAACGCGGAATCGTATCAGCTCCGAAAGGAAGTAAGCCGCGTGATGTTTTAATTGATGAGCAAGATCTTGAGCAACTACAAGATACGATTTAG
- the ytpR gene encoding YtpR family tRNA-binding protein, whose protein sequence is MNVFYNREGIGDTLLITLKAVDPQVRAFEKKGDVVRIFNEQTGETVGYNIFHASTYGTFEGNGVIERTEQLIATINDILQKNGVDEQVAADFSPKFVVGYVKQKEKHPNADKLSVCQVDVGTETLQIVCGAPNVEAGQKVVVAKVGAVMPSGLVIQEAELRGVKSYGMICSARELNLPNAPQEKGILVLNDEYEVGQPFFS, encoded by the coding sequence ATGAATGTATTTTACAATCGTGAAGGGATCGGAGATACGTTACTTATTACATTGAAAGCTGTCGATCCGCAAGTGCGAGCTTTTGAGAAAAAAGGAGATGTCGTGCGCATTTTCAATGAGCAGACAGGTGAGACAGTCGGTTACAATATTTTTCACGCATCTACATACGGTACATTTGAAGGAAATGGGGTCATTGAACGAACAGAACAACTGATTGCGACAATTAATGATATACTTCAAAAAAACGGTGTAGATGAGCAAGTAGCGGCTGATTTTTCACCGAAGTTTGTCGTTGGTTACGTGAAACAAAAAGAGAAACATCCGAATGCTGATAAGTTAAGCGTTTGTCAAGTCGATGTCGGTACGGAAACGTTGCAAATTGTATGTGGCGCTCCAAACGTTGAAGCTGGACAAAAAGTTGTTGTTGCAAAAGTTGGGGCAGTCATGCCAAGCGGTCTTGTCATTCAAGAGGCAGAGCTACGTGGCGTAAAATCTTACGGAATGATTTGTTCTGCACGCGAACTAAACTTACCGAACGCTCCTCAAGAGAAAGGCATTCTCGTTTTAAATGATGAGTACGAAGTAGGCCAACCATTTTTCAGCTGA
- a CDS encoding YtzH-like family protein gives MAINHEHQLTVLKDILSEHQLDRSGTVAECEQIERLAKSLIANDAVHSELKQTLSHIYTYSQSGKNATDLSSHIDQHEQQLAEWMDQLT, from the coding sequence ATGGCCATTAATCATGAGCATCAATTAACTGTGTTAAAAGACATTTTATCAGAGCATCAACTTGATCGTTCAGGGACAGTAGCCGAATGTGAACAAATTGAACGGCTCGCCAAATCGTTAATCGCAAACGATGCTGTCCATTCTGAACTAAAACAAACGTTATCTCATATTTACACGTACAGTCAAAGCGGAAAAAACGCAACTGATCTTTCTTCACACATCGATCAACATGAACAACAGCTCGCTGAATGGATGGATCAATTAACGTAA
- a CDS encoding PepSY domain-containing protein, with the protein MRVKTFLTGIVVGATAAYIWNEWQHQRFISSEQALQKAKDAFQQTGDITGSWIQTTVETIEKNGLRYNVYRGGITRPTGAYECLIDAKTGTIIEARKL; encoded by the coding sequence ATGCGCGTCAAAACGTTTCTTACTGGGATCGTTGTCGGTGCAACAGCAGCATACATATGGAATGAGTGGCAACATCAACGTTTTATTTCATCTGAACAAGCGCTCCAAAAGGCGAAAGACGCCTTTCAACAAACGGGTGACATTACAGGATCGTGGATCCAAACGACCGTTGAAACAATTGAAAAAAATGGGCTACGCTACAACGTCTATCGAGGTGGCATTACGCGTCCAACTGGCGCATATGAGTGTCTCATTGATGCAAAAACAGGAACAATTATTGAAGCACGAAAATTGTAA
- a CDS encoding phosphotransferase family protein: MEQLLGKEWEISPAGGATGDAYIAEHDGKKLFLKRNSSPFLAVLSAEGIVPKLVWTKRMENGDVITAQQFLQARELKPHDMTSKQVAQLLRKIHRSKELLAMMERLGKKPLLPNRLLEEVKKNGRVIKENDVVQDAIMFLEKHVHDVYHEDYVVCHCDMNHNNWLLTEDNQLYLIDWDSAMIADPAIDIGMLLYAYIPREQWDSWLEQYGLPFNEQLLLRMKWYTVAQTIMLLAWHKGRNNEKEMQRLLHFLEHVLR, from the coding sequence TTGGAACAGTTACTAGGTAAGGAGTGGGAAATTTCCCCGGCAGGTGGTGCAACAGGGGATGCATATATTGCGGAGCATGATGGGAAGAAGTTGTTTTTAAAGCGCAACTCTTCTCCATTTTTAGCTGTTTTGTCGGCAGAAGGAATCGTTCCAAAATTAGTATGGACGAAACGAATGGAAAACGGGGATGTCATTACAGCCCAGCAGTTTTTACAAGCGCGCGAATTAAAGCCGCACGATATGACTAGCAAACAAGTTGCCCAACTGCTTCGAAAAATTCATCGCTCAAAAGAATTGTTGGCGATGATGGAACGGCTCGGTAAAAAACCTTTATTGCCGAATCGTTTGCTAGAAGAAGTGAAAAAAAACGGACGTGTTATAAAAGAAAATGATGTTGTGCAAGATGCTATCATGTTTTTAGAGAAACATGTACATGATGTGTATCATGAAGATTATGTCGTTTGTCATTGTGATATGAATCATAACAATTGGTTGTTAACAGAAGATAACCAGCTTTATTTAATTGATTGGGATAGCGCCATGATTGCTGATCCAGCAATTGATATCGGGATGTTGTTGTATGCTTACATTCCACGAGAACAATGGGACAGCTGGTTAGAGCAATACGGTTTACCGTTTAATGAGCAGTTGCTGCTGCGCATGAAATGGTATACGGTGGCTCAAACGATAATGTTGCTTGCATGGCATAAAGGGCGGAATAACGAAAAGGAAATGCAACGATTGTTGCATTTCCTCGAGCATGTGTTACGTTAA
- a CDS encoding DUF84 family protein — MNIAVGTKNNTKVKAVKAVFHEAHYTIISSDVQPSVSKQPFSDEETLQGAIERATLAVCKQQAHIGIGLEGGVFVAQNGGIWLCNWGALVDRDGVVVVAGGARIPLPAEIGEQLRSGKELAEVMDEYANRRDVRSNEGAIGILTNGAIDRTTMYTHIVHMLKGQYEHQKKGWIDR; from the coding sequence ATGAACATAGCTGTTGGAACGAAAAATAATACAAAAGTGAAAGCAGTAAAGGCTGTGTTTCATGAGGCACACTATACGATTATTTCGAGTGATGTGCAACCGAGTGTGTCAAAACAACCGTTTTCCGACGAAGAAACGTTGCAAGGTGCGATTGAGCGAGCGACGTTAGCTGTTTGTAAACAACAAGCACATATCGGGATTGGTTTAGAAGGTGGTGTGTTCGTTGCACAAAATGGGGGAATTTGGTTATGTAATTGGGGGGCGCTCGTTGATCGCGATGGAGTTGTTGTTGTGGCAGGAGGGGCACGTATTCCCCTCCCCGCTGAAATCGGTGAACAATTAAGAAGTGGAAAAGAATTAGCTGAAGTGATGGATGAATACGCAAATCGCCGCGACGTTCGTTCAAATGAAGGAGCGATTGGTATTTTGACGAACGGAGCGATCGATCGAACAACGATGTATACACATATTGTTCATATGTTAAAAGGGCAGTATGAACATCAAAAGAAAGGATGGATAGATAGATGA
- a CDS encoding YtnP family quorum-quenching lactonase: protein MEKLTIGQITMTWLNGGITHLDGGAMFGVVPKPLWMKKYPCNDQNQIPLRTDPILLQVDGKNILIESGIGKGKLNEKQKRNFGVTEESDLEKQLALLSLTTEDIDLVLMTHLHFDHASGLTKWEENKLVPTFPRARIITSAVEWAEMKEPNIRSRNTYWKENWEAIVEQVDTFAEQLEVVPGVTMIHTGGHSDGHAIIIITSEGETAVHLGDLMPTHAHQNPLWVMAYDDYPMTSIFAKQKWLAYGMENDAWFTFYHDAYYRAVRWNDEFQIIESIKRQ from the coding sequence ATGGAGAAATTAACGATCGGTCAAATAACGATGACGTGGTTGAATGGAGGAATTACACATTTAGATGGGGGAGCGATGTTTGGTGTCGTGCCAAAACCGCTTTGGATGAAAAAATATCCATGCAACGACCAAAATCAAATTCCGCTTCGCACGGATCCGATTTTATTGCAAGTGGATGGGAAAAACATACTCATTGAATCAGGCATTGGAAAAGGAAAATTGAATGAGAAGCAAAAACGAAATTTTGGTGTTACGGAAGAGTCTGACTTAGAAAAGCAGTTGGCGCTTCTTTCTTTAACTACTGAAGACATCGATCTTGTATTAATGACGCATTTGCACTTCGATCATGCGAGCGGGTTAACAAAATGGGAAGAAAATAAGCTCGTTCCAACGTTTCCGCGTGCGCGCATTATTACATCGGCAGTGGAATGGGCGGAGATGAAAGAGCCGAATATTCGTTCGCGCAATACGTACTGGAAAGAAAACTGGGAAGCCATTGTAGAGCAAGTTGATACGTTTGCTGAGCAGTTAGAAGTCGTTCCTGGTGTGACGATGATTCATACAGGCGGTCATAGCGATGGACATGCCATTATTATTATTACATCTGAAGGAGAAACGGCTGTTCATCTCGGTGATTTAATGCCGACACATGCACATCAAAATCCGCTTTGGGTGATGGCATACGATGATTACCCGATGACGTCCATTTTCGCTAAACAAAAATGGCTCGCCTATGGAATGGAAAACGATGCATGGTTTACGTTTTATCACGATGCGTATTATCGCGCTGTCCGTTGGAATGATGAGTTTCAAATCATTGAATCGATTAAACGTCAATAA
- a CDS encoding DUF1444 domain-containing protein, with protein sequence MNSKQISEHIQQRLSHYPWEFQWDRKKDTLRIEHRETKKGVTISLPPIIAKWELEKERAIDEVVYYVEQTLNALHDDSSLHGKEKHVYPVIRSTSFPTKTNEGAMFIYDEHTAETRIYYALDLGTTYRLIDERLVESERWDVQQLKEIARFNVRSLPTTVKEDRVAGNTFYFLNTNDGYDASRILNDAFLKKFSEKIKGTMLLAVPHQDVLIIADIENEIGYDVLAQLTMSFFASGRVPITALSFLYEDGQLQPIFILGKNRRKDEKQ encoded by the coding sequence ATGAATAGTAAACAAATAAGCGAGCATATTCAACAGCGATTATCTCATTATCCGTGGGAGTTTCAATGGGATCGAAAAAAAGATACACTTCGCATTGAACATCGTGAAACGAAAAAAGGAGTGACGATCTCCTTACCTCCAATTATTGCGAAATGGGAACTGGAAAAAGAGCGCGCTATTGATGAAGTCGTTTATTATGTAGAACAAACATTGAATGCATTACATGATGATTCATCGTTGCATGGAAAAGAAAAACATGTATATCCGGTTATTCGCTCTACTTCATTTCCGACAAAGACGAACGAAGGAGCGATGTTTATTTATGATGAACATACAGCAGAAACGCGCATTTATTATGCACTTGATTTAGGAACAACGTATCGGCTTATTGATGAGCGGTTAGTTGAATCGGAGCGCTGGGATGTGCAACAATTAAAAGAAATTGCACGTTTTAATGTGCGTTCCTTGCCTACAACGGTAAAAGAAGACCGTGTTGCAGGTAATACGTTTTACTTTTTAAATACAAACGATGGGTATGATGCAAGTCGCATATTAAATGATGCTTTTTTGAAAAAGTTTTCTGAAAAAATAAAAGGAACGATGTTATTGGCCGTTCCTCATCAAGATGTGCTTATTATTGCTGACATTGAGAACGAAATCGGATATGATGTACTTGCGCAGTTGACGATGAGTTTTTTTGCAAGCGGTAGAGTGCCGATTACCGCCCTCTCATTTTTATACGAAGATGGGCAACTTCAACCGATTTTTATTCTTGGAAAAAATCGTCGAAAGGATGAGAAACAATGA
- a CDS encoding thioredoxin family protein: MKTIERIEQYNEVIQQGKVIMMFTADWCPDCQVIKPILPEIEEQFSDYTFYAVDRDQLLDLFTAHNVFGIPSFIAYENGQERGRFVSKDRKTKEEIVAFIEHLGERDE, translated from the coding sequence ATGAAAACAATTGAACGTATAGAGCAATATAATGAAGTCATTCAACAAGGGAAAGTTATTATGATGTTTACAGCTGATTGGTGTCCAGATTGTCAAGTTATCAAGCCGATTTTGCCAGAAATCGAAGAACAGTTTTCGGATTATACGTTTTATGCGGTTGATCGCGATCAATTGCTCGATTTGTTTACAGCGCATAACGTATTCGGCATTCCAAGTTTTATCGCTTATGAAAACGGACAAGAACGAGGCCGATTTGTCAGCAAAGATCGGAAAACAAAAGAAGAAATCGTTGCTTTTATTGAACATTTAGGTGAGCGTGATGAATAG